From the genome of Geminocystis herdmanii PCC 6308, one region includes:
- a CDS encoding WcaF family extracellular polysaccharide biosynthesis acetyltransferase, whose amino-acid sequence MNDNLSESEPIMDNPPWIDLSQYNSKFDRGKPQWMIFLWWLIEGVIFPLTPHNLNGFRSSLLRLFGAKIGKGVVIRPTVKIYFPWKVEIGDYSWVGDQVYLYSLDYIKIGCHTVISQKSYLCTGSHNFDDVKFPLITNPITIGNGVWIATDCFIAPDVKIGANTLIGARSSVFKSISSESIAWGNPCKPRQSRNFSEIN is encoded by the coding sequence ATGAATGATAATTTATCAGAATCAGAACCGATAATGGATAATCCCCCTTGGATAGATTTAAGTCAATATAACTCCAAGTTCGATCGAGGTAAACCCCAGTGGATGATATTTTTATGGTGGTTAATAGAAGGAGTTATTTTCCCCTTAACACCCCATAATTTAAACGGTTTTCGATCGAGCTTATTAAGACTATTTGGAGCTAAAATTGGTAAAGGGGTAGTAATTCGCCCTACCGTCAAAATTTATTTTCCTTGGAAAGTAGAAATTGGAGACTATAGTTGGGTAGGAGATCAAGTATATCTTTATAGTTTAGATTATATTAAAATCGGTTGTCATACTGTCATCTCTCAAAAAAGCTATCTTTGTACAGGTAGTCATAATTTTGACGATGTCAAATTTCCCTTAATTACCAACCCCATCACCATCGGTAACGGAGTTTGGATTGCGACGGACTGTTTTATCGCTCCTGATGTTAAAATTGGTGCAAATACTCTTATCGGTGCTAGAAGTAGCGTATTTAAAAGCATATCATCAGAATCGATCGCTTGGGGAAATCCTTGTAAACCCCGTCAGTCTCGTAACTTTTCAGAAATAAATTAA
- the larB gene encoding nickel pincer cofactor biosynthesis protein LarB yields the protein MVDRTYLEKILLEIAQGKLSPKEGIEKLKYLDFEPIGDFAKIDHHRQLRTGFPEVIWSQGKTTEQMIQIMQVMRTQSPIVMATRLEPDIAEILQAQVPDLRYYPLAKIAAIGQNSVKYRGKISIVTAGTADLPVAEESAITAELCGFEVVRLWDVGVAGIHRLLSHSHLIAEADVLIVVAGMEGALPSVVAGLASCPVIAVPTSIGYGASFGGLSALLTMLNSCATGIGVVNIDNGFGGAMLAGQILRLANKFSQC from the coding sequence ATGGTCGATCGAACTTATTTAGAAAAGATATTATTAGAAATAGCCCAAGGGAAATTATCCCCAAAAGAAGGCATCGAAAAATTAAAATACTTAGATTTTGAACCTATCGGAGATTTTGCTAAGATAGATCATCATCGACAACTACGCACGGGATTTCCCGAAGTGATTTGGAGTCAAGGTAAAACCACCGAACAAATGATCCAAATTATGCAAGTAATGCGCACTCAATCCCCTATTGTCATGGCTACTCGTTTAGAACCAGACATAGCAGAAATACTACAAGCTCAAGTACCTGATTTAAGATACTATCCTCTGGCAAAAATTGCCGCTATTGGGCAAAATTCCGTTAAATATCGGGGTAAAATCTCGATCGTGACGGCGGGTACTGCGGACTTACCCGTAGCGGAAGAATCAGCTATAACAGCAGAATTATGCGGTTTTGAAGTGGTAAGATTATGGGATGTGGGAGTGGCAGGAATCCATCGTCTTCTCAGTCATAGTCATTTAATCGCCGAAGCGGATGTCTTGATTGTGGTAGCTGGAATGGAGGGAGCATTACCTAGTGTAGTAGCTGGTTTAGCCAGTTGCCCCGTAATTGCTGTACCTACAAGTATCGGTTATGGTGCTAGTTTTGGTGGTTTATCGGCTTTGTTAACTATGCTTAATTCCTGTGCTACGGGCATCGGGGTTGTTAACATAGATAATGGTTTTGGTGGGGCGATGTTGGCAGGGCAAATTTTGCGATTAGCGAATAAATTCTCTCAATGTTAA
- a CDS encoding DedA family protein, with amino-acid sequence MEFFSLEQIQELARHYGYWAVFAGIAIENTGIPIPGETITIVGGFLAGSGELKYWLVLVTAIAGAVIGDNCGYWLGRIGGWKLLLKLSRFFRLPDEEVLKAKTKFLENAPQAVFFGRFITLLRIFAGPIAGIVEMPYFKFLFYNFMGATVWGVIIVTLSYFVGKMIPLEELIHLIAQFGIVALLVMVGWIVISLVVKSYQKNPS; translated from the coding sequence ATGGAGTTTTTTTCACTCGAACAAATTCAAGAATTAGCTCGTCACTATGGATACTGGGCGGTATTTGCAGGTATTGCGATCGAAAATACTGGCATACCGATTCCGGGAGAAACTATTACCATTGTGGGAGGGTTTTTAGCAGGTAGTGGAGAATTAAAGTATTGGTTAGTTTTAGTAACCGCCATTGCTGGGGCAGTAATCGGGGATAATTGCGGTTATTGGTTAGGAAGAATTGGGGGGTGGAAACTGTTATTGAAACTATCTCGTTTCTTCCGTCTTCCCGATGAAGAAGTATTAAAAGCAAAAACTAAGTTTCTGGAAAATGCTCCTCAAGCAGTATTTTTTGGGCGCTTTATCACATTATTACGGATTTTTGCAGGTCCGATCGCCGGAATTGTAGAAATGCCCTATTTTAAATTTTTATTCTATAACTTTATGGGAGCAACGGTATGGGGAGTTATTATCGTCACTTTGTCTTATTTTGTCGGTAAAATGATCCCTTTAGAAGAATTAATTCATCTTATTGCTCAATTTGGTATTGTCGCCCTATTAGTTATGGTAGGATGGATTGTTATTTCTCTGGTGGTGAAATCCTATCAAAAAAATCCTAGTTAA
- a CDS encoding efflux RND transporter permease subunit, producing MESSSSNQKFSITGLSIRRHIATIMLTLAVMVVGIFFISTIQVDLLPSITYPRIGLRVSTDGITPEIAVEEITRPLEEAFSATEGVELVYSQTSENQISLDLFFRVGGNIDQALNDATASFNRARGRLPDNLESPRIFKFEPSQLPVYEFAVTSDIRNVLDLRVFTDEELARELTVIPGVASVNVSGGVEEEVRVQIDLQRLQALGLSLNDVLDDVRDANQDITGGRLKGENNEPLTRVVGRFKSAQDLNNLSFATPAGRVYLTEFADIIDGAQEQRVFVYLNGTPAVKVSVQKQPDANTIEVVDLVKAKIEELKKANTIPNDITILPTLDESIFINNAINNVITSGLIGTGLAGIAVLFFLGSIRQTIIIVISIPMATLAAVIMMKMFGLTLNVFSLGGLALGVGIVVDNSIVMLETIVEGTEKFIHDPHPDKGIFRRQIISQSIESSSEVESALIASTSTNLVAVLPFLMIGGFISLLFNELVLTISFAVGASIVVALTIVPMLTSRLLAIKFSSRIRHFFIISWFNKAFNAGNNLYSVILGFLIKIRWVVIISLFFFLGSTSLSLAQQLPQEILPTINTGQVNLNVQFPPSTTLATNQKVMGLVDGVILNHPQTQYAFTTSGGGLFGTTTSENVLRGTSNITLKSGTNVDDYIANLTQELDKLNLVNIRLRLNAGTIRGLFLSNSPIRADVDVILQGNNQQLLEETGRQVLRVLDDKAQLVRFRPDADASQPEVTIIPDLQRLADLNLNITDITDSLQTTISGLVVSQLQRGDRLIDIRVQLDSNLVKNVDALLDVPLFTNDNRLIRLGDVASIGKGVAPSQIQRINQRQVFLIAGSLAEGASLGNALAEVQGILDDIDLPEGIRILPSSAAESNANLQGSLPILGALAGFLVFVVMAVQYNSLIDPLVIMFTLPLALSGGIIGLYVTETPIGATVIVGAVLLIGIVVNNAIVMVELANQIYEKQQQNPDIKIPSRYISIVQASSQRLRPIFMTTITTVLGMFPLALGVGEGGEFLQPLGIVVFSGLSLATILTLFLIPCLYVLLHEPFTLRTRSIIFHENTVKSSIEAEVKEVVANK from the coding sequence ATGGAATCTTCATCATCAAATCAAAAATTTAGTATCACGGGTTTATCTATTCGCCGTCACATTGCAACGATTATGTTAACCCTTGCAGTGATGGTAGTCGGTATCTTTTTCATTTCTACAATTCAAGTGGATTTATTGCCGTCTATCACTTATCCCCGTATTGGGTTAAGGGTAAGCACCGATGGTATTACTCCTGAAATTGCCGTAGAAGAAATTACTCGCCCTTTAGAGGAGGCTTTTTCGGCAACGGAAGGAGTTGAGTTAGTCTATTCTCAAACCTCAGAAAATCAAATTAGTTTAGATTTATTTTTCCGAGTTGGTGGTAATATTGATCAAGCCTTAAATGATGCTACAGCTTCTTTTAACCGTGCTAGGGGTAGATTACCAGATAATTTGGAAAGCCCTCGCATTTTTAAATTTGAGCCTTCTCAACTACCAGTATATGAGTTTGCGGTTACTTCTGATATAAGGAATGTTTTGGATTTAAGGGTGTTTACTGATGAGGAGTTAGCCAGAGAGTTAACTGTTATCCCCGGTGTCGCTTCCGTTAATGTGTCTGGGGGGGTGGAAGAAGAAGTTAGAGTGCAAATAGATTTACAACGGTTACAGGCTTTGGGATTGAGTTTAAATGATGTCTTAGACGATGTAAGAGATGCCAATCAAGATATAACAGGAGGGCGCTTAAAGGGTGAAAATAATGAGCCTTTAACAAGGGTTGTAGGTAGGTTTAAAAGCGCTCAGGATTTGAATAATTTGTCTTTTGCCACTCCTGCAGGAAGGGTTTATTTAACGGAATTTGCGGATATTATTGATGGTGCGCAAGAACAACGTGTTTTTGTTTACCTTAATGGTACTCCTGCGGTAAAAGTCAGTGTGCAAAAACAACCTGATGCAAATACGATCGAAGTAGTGGACTTAGTTAAGGCAAAAATTGAGGAGTTAAAAAAGGCTAATACTATTCCTAATGATATAACAATATTGCCTACCCTTGATGAGTCCATTTTTATTAACAATGCCATCAATAATGTAATTACTTCGGGGTTAATCGGCACAGGATTAGCAGGTATTGCGGTATTATTCTTTTTAGGTTCGATTCGTCAAACTATCATTATCGTTATCTCTATTCCCATGGCTACTTTAGCGGCGGTAATTATGATGAAAATGTTTGGCTTAACTCTCAATGTTTTCAGTTTGGGAGGCTTGGCTTTAGGGGTTGGTATCGTTGTTGACAACTCGATCGTGATGTTAGAAACTATAGTAGAGGGTACAGAAAAATTCATTCATGATCCTCATCCAGATAAGGGAATTTTTCGCCGTCAAATTATTTCTCAATCGATCGAAAGTTCATCGGAAGTAGAATCGGCGTTAATTGCTTCCACCAGCACTAACTTAGTGGCAGTGTTACCCTTTTTGATGATAGGGGGTTTTATTTCTCTGTTGTTTAATGAGTTGGTGTTAACCATTAGCTTTGCCGTTGGTGCTTCGATCGTGGTAGCATTAACGATCGTACCCATGCTCACATCAAGACTTTTAGCTATCAAATTTTCTAGTCGTATTCGACATTTTTTCATCATTTCATGGTTTAACAAGGCTTTTAATGCGGGTAATAATCTTTATAGCGTAATTTTAGGTTTTTTGATCAAAATTCGTTGGGTAGTAATTATCAGTTTATTTTTCTTCTTAGGAAGCACCAGTTTAAGCCTAGCTCAACAATTACCCCAAGAGATTTTACCCACCATCAACACAGGGCAAGTTAACTTAAATGTGCAGTTTCCCCCCAGTACCACTTTAGCCACTAATCAAAAAGTTATGGGGTTAGTTGACGGGGTAATCTTAAACCATCCTCAAACACAATATGCTTTTACCACTTCTGGAGGTGGATTATTTGGCACTACCACTTCAGAAAATGTCTTACGAGGTACAAGTAACATCACCCTCAAATCAGGCACAAATGTTGATGACTATATCGCTAACCTCACTCAAGAGTTAGACAAACTCAACTTAGTTAATATTCGTTTACGATTAAATGCTGGTACTATTCGGGGTTTATTCTTGAGTAATTCTCCTATTCGTGCCGATGTCGATGTCATTTTACAAGGTAATAATCAACAACTATTAGAAGAAACAGGCAGACAAGTATTAAGAGTATTAGATGACAAAGCCCAATTAGTCAGATTTCGCCCTGATGCCGATGCTTCTCAACCAGAAGTCACTATCATTCCTGATTTACAAAGATTAGCTGACTTAAACCTCAATATCACTGATATTACTGATTCGTTACAAACAACCATTAGTGGTTTAGTTGTCTCTCAATTGCAAAGGGGCGATCGACTCATCGATATTCGAGTACAATTAGATTCTAACCTCGTCAAAAATGTCGATGCTTTGTTAGATGTACCCTTATTTACTAACGATAATCGCTTGATTCGATTAGGGGATGTAGCTTCTATTGGTAAAGGTGTCGCACCATCGCAAATCCAAAGAATTAATCAAAGACAAGTATTTCTCATCGCTGGAAGTTTAGCAGAAGGGGCATCTTTAGGAAACGCTTTAGCAGAAGTGCAAGGGATTTTAGATGACATTGATTTACCCGAAGGCATCCGCATTTTACCTAGTAGTGCGGCGGAAAGTAACGCTAATTTACAAGGTAGTTTACCAATTTTAGGAGCTTTGGCAGGTTTCCTCGTTTTTGTAGTTATGGCTGTTCAGTATAACTCTTTAATTGATCCTTTAGTGATCATGTTTACCTTACCTCTTGCTTTATCAGGAGGAATTATCGGGTTATACGTCACGGAAACCCCTATTGGCGCAACGGTAATTGTGGGCGCGGTTTTACTCATTGGGATTGTGGTAAATAATGCCATTGTTATGGTGGAGTTAGCTAACCAAATCTATGAGAAACAACAACAAAACCCAGACATCAAAATCCCTAGTCGTTATATTTCGATCGTACAAGCATCATCCCAAAGATTACGCCCAATTTTCATGACAACGATTACTACAGTTTTAGGGATGTTTCCTTTAGCCTTAGGAGTGGGAGAGGGAGGCGAGTTTTTGCAACCTTTGGGCATTGTGGTTTTTTCGGGGTTATCTCTAGCAACCATCTTGACTCTATTCTTAATTCCCTGTCTTTATGTATTACTCCATGAGCCTTTCACTTTGAGAACTCGATCAATCATATTTCATGAAAATACAGTTAAGAGTTCGATCGAAGCAGAGGTTAAGGAAGTGGTAGCAAATAAGTAA
- a CDS encoding Uma2 family endonuclease, translated as MVQLLTKTYSFEEYLTYHDGTDNKYELFNGELKLMPTASGFHALILHFIFKILEQQIDKLKQDWKVMPGTVGVRTAYNKSRIPDLVILSANQCQEVREMKTAVIENSPLLVIEIVSPNNGEDDYRYKRSEYAVREIPEYWIIDPILEKVSILLLVSGFYEVTEFQGEETLKSALFPDLNLTVKQIFSV; from the coding sequence ATGGTTCAATTATTAACAAAAACTTATTCTTTTGAAGAATATTTAACTTACCATGACGGTACTGATAACAAATATGAATTATTCAATGGAGAATTAAAACTTATGCCTACTGCTAGTGGTTTTCATGCCTTAATTTTGCATTTTATTTTTAAAATATTGGAACAACAAATAGACAAGTTAAAACAAGATTGGAAGGTAATGCCGGGGACAGTAGGTGTAAGAACAGCTTATAATAAATCGAGGATTCCAGACTTAGTAATTTTATCAGCAAATCAATGTCAAGAAGTTCGTGAAATGAAAACGGCAGTTATCGAAAATTCTCCTTTATTAGTGATAGAAATTGTTAGTCCAAATAATGGTGAAGATGACTATCGTTATAAACGCTCTGAGTATGCCGTCAGAGAAATTCCTGAGTATTGGATTATTGATCCAATATTAGAAAAAGTGTCGATTTTATTGTTAGTTTCTGGTTTTTATGAAGTAACTGAATTTCAAGGAGAAGAAACTCTTAAATCTGCTCTTTTTCCTGATTTAAACTTAACTGTAAAACAAATTTTTTCTGTTTAA